A genome region from Colwellia sp. Arc7-D includes the following:
- a CDS encoding efflux RND transporter periplasmic adaptor subunit, which yields MSAAFSRRIPLFLLVGVLIALVIYLQWPEQVTNKVKHQRVVSVKTTKIALAEFKDAVEAVGTSRANEQVYITSKYSDVVEEVLFQDGEAVKKGEVLIRLNSREEAAKVKELQANLAESVSQLNRFQDLYKQKATSQSLVDQQEAQTKAISAQLLSAQIKLAELTIKAPFSGVLGFREISLGALINVGDVITSLDDLSLIKVDFSIPERYLTTVSIGQRIEATNTAYNEDVFIGEITSIDSRVDSMTRTLKVRAKIPNSDRKLRAGMLLNLQVVRKVEQVLQIPESAVIPIENDHFVFVIESDKAVKKQLEIGRRYHGFIEVISGLDMGAVVVIEGALKLRDGVAVNAMESKS from the coding sequence ATGTCTGCCGCTTTTAGTCGTCGTATACCCTTGTTTTTGCTAGTTGGAGTTTTAATCGCTTTAGTTATTTATTTGCAATGGCCGGAGCAGGTAACCAATAAAGTTAAACACCAACGTGTAGTGTCGGTAAAAACAACCAAAATTGCTTTAGCAGAATTTAAAGACGCTGTAGAAGCCGTTGGCACTTCACGAGCGAATGAGCAAGTTTACATCACTAGTAAATACTCAGACGTAGTTGAAGAAGTACTATTTCAAGATGGTGAAGCCGTTAAAAAAGGTGAAGTTTTAATTCGATTAAATAGTCGAGAAGAAGCTGCCAAAGTTAAAGAGTTGCAGGCTAACCTTGCAGAGTCAGTATCGCAACTTAATCGTTTTCAAGATTTATATAAACAGAAAGCAACATCTCAATCGCTAGTAGATCAACAAGAAGCACAAACTAAAGCCATTTCAGCACAGTTATTAAGCGCTCAAATAAAGCTGGCAGAATTAACGATTAAAGCACCATTTTCTGGGGTGTTAGGATTTCGTGAGATCAGCCTAGGTGCTTTAATTAATGTTGGTGATGTTATTACCAGTTTAGATGACCTGAGTCTTATCAAAGTAGACTTCTCTATCCCAGAGCGTTACCTAACTACCGTTTCTATAGGTCAGCGTATTGAAGCTACTAATACGGCTTATAATGAAGATGTATTTATTGGCGAGATTACCTCAATAGATTCTCGTGTTGATAGCATGACAAGAACCTTAAAAGTACGGGCGAAAATTCCCAACTCTGATCGTAAATTGCGTGCAGGCATGTTATTAAATTTACAAGTAGTTCGTAAAGTAGAGCAAGTATTGCAAATTCCAGAAAGTGCGGTTATTCCAATTGAAAATGACCACTTTGTATTTGTTATTGAATCAGATAAAGCCGTTAAAAAACAACTAGAAATTGGCCGTCGTTACCACGGTTTTATTGAAGTGATCAGTGGCCTTGATATGGGTGCGGTGGTCGTTATTGAAGGTGCTCTTAAATTACGAGATGGTGTAGCGGTTAATGCTATGGAGAGTAAGTCGTGA
- a CDS encoding 3-deoxy-7-phosphoheptulonate synthase, with protein MPKSRLNDIHVNAEDVLITPNALREELPLPEAGRVFVKNARNIIANIIHKKDHRLLVISGPCSVHDLDGAKAYARKLKALHDKYQDSLYIVMRVYFEKPRTTVGWKGLINDPHMDGSFDVESGLRKARELLIYLTELGLPLATEALDPISPQYLAELFSWSAIGARTTESQTHREMASGLSMPIGFKNGTSGGLGVAINALQSAASSHRFMGINRLGQVALIKTSGNPDGHVILRGGKKPNYDAENVALCEAELAKQDLEPGIVVDCSHGNSNKDYRRQPIVADNVFDQICAGNKTIIGIMLESNINEGNQSSDLPFNELKYGVSVTDACIDFETTEQLIASASAKLETALKNRIV; from the coding sequence ATACCTAAAAGCAGATTGAACGATATTCATGTGAATGCCGAAGACGTCTTGATTACTCCTAATGCTTTACGAGAAGAATTACCTTTACCTGAAGCTGGACGGGTTTTCGTTAAAAACGCTCGAAATATTATTGCTAATATCATTCACAAAAAAGATCATCGATTATTAGTTATTTCTGGTCCATGCTCTGTTCATGACTTAGATGGTGCAAAAGCTTATGCAAGAAAATTAAAAGCCTTGCACGATAAATATCAAGACAGTTTATACATAGTAATGCGCGTGTACTTTGAAAAACCACGTACAACTGTTGGTTGGAAAGGGCTGATTAATGATCCGCATATGGATGGCTCATTTGACGTAGAAAGCGGTTTACGAAAAGCCCGAGAGTTACTCATTTATCTTACTGAGCTAGGCTTGCCTTTAGCAACTGAAGCACTAGATCCTATTAGCCCACAATACTTGGCTGAATTGTTCAGCTGGTCGGCAATTGGCGCTAGAACCACAGAATCACAAACTCATCGTGAGATGGCTAGTGGTCTATCAATGCCAATTGGCTTTAAAAATGGTACGTCTGGCGGCTTAGGTGTTGCAATTAATGCTTTACAGTCTGCAGCATCTTCACATCGTTTTATGGGCATAAATCGTTTGGGACAAGTTGCTTTAATTAAAACATCGGGTAACCCAGATGGTCATGTAATTTTACGTGGCGGAAAAAAACCAAATTACGATGCTGAAAATGTAGCCTTGTGTGAAGCTGAGCTTGCAAAGCAGGATTTAGAGCCTGGTATAGTCGTCGATTGTTCTCATGGAAATTCGAATAAAGATTACCGCCGACAACCTATTGTAGCGGATAATGTTTTTGATCAAATTTGTGCTGGCAACAAAACAATTATTGGTATTATGTTAGAGAGTAATATTAACGAAGGTAATCAAAGTTCAGATTTACCATTTAATGAGCTTAAATATGGTGTTTCGGTAACTGATGCTTGCATTGATTTTGAAACCACTGAGCAGCTTATCGCCTCAGCGAGTGCTAAGCTTGAAACTGCTTTAAAGAATCGTATCGTTTAA
- the tyrA gene encoding bifunctional chorismate mutase/prephenate dehydrogenase, whose protein sequence is MSNELTFEQQLGGLRDEIDEIDSQLVALLAKRRAVTTKVGLLKSAVGMPIFAPEREANLLKIRREQAIEAGLSPELIEDILRRLMQDSYISQDASGYRCVNPDCKKVVIIGGEGQLGRIFVDLFKRSHYQVETLEQDDWPNSAQILADAGLVIVAVPIRLTASVIQKLGALPKSCILADVTSVKEAPLYEMMKVHTGPVVGLHPMFGPDVTGLVKQTIIACEGRFEDQYHWLLEQFRVWGAKIHPVEAHTHDQAMSMVQVMRHFSTIAYGYHLMAEGADIAQLVEMSSPIYRLELIMVGRLFAQNPILYTDIIFANQDNIAMMKRFAYRFLELLEDVQLNDKDAFTKMFSQVADWFGDYADVFMQESKVMLTKADQLKKH, encoded by the coding sequence ATGAGCAATGAACTTACATTTGAACAGCAACTAGGTGGGTTGCGTGACGAAATTGATGAAATAGATAGTCAACTCGTTGCGTTGCTAGCTAAACGCCGTGCTGTTACCACGAAAGTTGGATTACTTAAAAGCGCGGTAGGTATGCCAATTTTTGCACCTGAGCGTGAAGCCAATTTATTAAAGATTCGTCGTGAGCAAGCTATAGAAGCTGGATTATCACCCGAGTTAATAGAAGATATTCTTCGTCGCTTAATGCAAGATTCTTATATTAGCCAAGATGCCAGTGGCTATCGTTGTGTAAATCCTGATTGCAAAAAAGTGGTTATTATTGGGGGTGAAGGGCAATTAGGACGAATATTTGTCGATTTATTTAAACGCTCTCATTATCAAGTTGAAACTTTAGAACAAGATGACTGGCCAAACAGTGCTCAAATACTAGCAGATGCAGGCTTAGTCATTGTAGCGGTGCCTATTCGATTAACCGCTTCGGTAATTCAAAAGTTAGGCGCTTTACCTAAATCATGTATTTTGGCCGACGTTACCAGTGTTAAAGAAGCGCCATTGTATGAAATGATGAAAGTGCATACCGGTCCTGTAGTTGGCTTACATCCAATGTTTGGACCCGATGTAACCGGTTTAGTAAAACAAACTATTATCGCTTGTGAAGGACGTTTTGAAGATCAATATCATTGGCTTCTCGAGCAATTTAGAGTCTGGGGAGCTAAAATTCACCCAGTCGAAGCACATACGCATGATCAAGCGATGTCTATGGTGCAAGTTATGCGACATTTTTCGACGATTGCTTATGGTTATCACTTAATGGCTGAAGGCGCAGATATCGCTCAATTGGTAGAAATGAGCTCTCCTATTTATCGCTTAGAGTTGATCATGGTTGGGCGTTTATTTGCCCAAAATCCAATACTTTACACAGATATTATTTTTGCTAATCAGGATAATATTGCTATGATGAAACGCTTCGCTTATCGATTTCTAGAGTTGCTGGAAGATGTGCAACTAAATGATAAAGATGCTTTCACTAAAATGTTCTCACAAGTTGCTGATTGGTTTGGCGATTATGCTGATGTTTTTATGCAGGAAAGCAAAGTGATGTTAACAAAAGCAGATCAGCTTAAAAAACACTAA
- a CDS encoding outer membrane beta-barrel protein: protein MKVNSQLIPLAMLCSLSISNAVQANQLEVSVMAGQMYGSDLVASDSSDINTDSGSNIAIGIAWQENVNGQGQVLLNRVSHDFIGENAEQSSLDITYAHFNGVALFRQQNYVTTLSLGFGGAHFDAEQGNNEVYPSASVAFGTRYEFSKQMALVTELRAYATLIDEDDAMFCQQDFCSANFDNSLWIDSSIAVGIAIKF, encoded by the coding sequence ATGAAAGTGAACAGCCAATTAATACCATTAGCAATGCTATGCTCTTTATCTATTTCAAATGCGGTGCAAGCAAATCAACTTGAGGTCAGCGTTATGGCTGGGCAAATGTATGGTTCTGACTTGGTTGCAAGCGATAGCAGCGATATTAATACTGACTCAGGAAGCAATATTGCTATTGGTATTGCTTGGCAAGAAAATGTGAATGGTCAAGGCCAAGTTCTATTAAACCGTGTTAGCCATGATTTTATTGGCGAAAACGCAGAGCAGAGCTCACTTGATATCACTTATGCACACTTTAATGGCGTCGCTTTATTTCGCCAGCAAAATTACGTTACAACATTAAGCTTAGGCTTTGGTGGCGCACATTTCGATGCTGAACAAGGTAATAATGAAGTTTACCCTTCAGCCAGTGTTGCTTTTGGCACTCGTTACGAATTTTCTAAGCAAATGGCGTTAGTAACAGAATTACGAGCTTATGCGACTCTCATTGATGAAGATGATGCCATGTTTTGTCAACAAGATTTCTGTAGTGCAAATTTTGATAACTCTTTATGGATAGACAGCTCTATTGCTGTTGGTATTGCTATTAAGTTTTAA
- the acs gene encoding acetate--CoA ligase: MQKLKSHYPVLAQAKAHTYIDAEKYDVMYKQSIEQPDVFWAEQAEEFLDWYKPWDSVSDVDLKTADIKWFSGGKLNVSYNCIDRHLVSKADETAIIWEGDDPSEDKKITYQELHDHVCRFANLLKARGVKKGDRVCIYMPMIPEIGYAMLACARIGAVHSVVFGGFSTEAIRSRIIDADCKVVVTSDESLRGGRVIPLKVNVDAAVADCPNVHSVIVVQRTGGDVAWNNKIDVNYQEEVAKLPAACEPEIMDAEDPLFILYTSGSTGTPKGVLHTCGGYLLYAAMTHKYVFDYKEGEIYWCTADAGWITGHSYIFYGPLANGATTLVFEGVPTYPDAGRFWQVCDKHQVNIFYTAPTAIRALMSVGDSFVEKADLSSLRLLGTVGEPINPEAWHWYYEVVGKNNCPIVDTWWQTETGGILITSLPGAVDMKPGAAGKPFFGVKPALFDKDGNTLEGANQGLLMVTGSWPGQLRSVYGDHERFYQTYLSQYPGNYFTGDGARRDEDGFYWITGRVDDVLNVSGHRLGTAEIESALVLHPAVAEAAVVGYPHEIKGQGVYAYVTLMNNATESEELLKELTEFVAKELGRFAKPDYIQYAPGLPKTRSGKIMRRILRKIAENDLDTLGDTSTLADPAVVEHLVNNRIVHS; the protein is encoded by the coding sequence ATGCAAAAACTTAAAAGCCATTATCCAGTATTAGCACAGGCAAAAGCCCATACTTACATTGATGCAGAAAAATACGATGTAATGTATAAGCAGTCAATTGAACAGCCTGATGTTTTTTGGGCAGAACAAGCTGAAGAGTTTCTTGATTGGTATAAACCTTGGGACAGTGTGTCAGATGTAGACTTGAAAACTGCGGATATTAAATGGTTTTCTGGTGGTAAATTAAATGTTAGCTATAACTGTATTGACCGACACTTAGTCAGTAAAGCTGACGAAACTGCCATTATTTGGGAAGGCGACGACCCGAGTGAAGATAAAAAAATAACTTATCAAGAATTGCATGATCATGTGTGTCGCTTTGCTAATTTACTAAAAGCACGCGGCGTGAAAAAAGGTGATCGTGTGTGTATATATATGCCGATGATCCCCGAAATTGGTTATGCCATGTTAGCCTGTGCGCGCATAGGTGCCGTTCATTCTGTGGTATTTGGTGGTTTTTCAACTGAAGCTATTCGTTCTCGTATTATCGATGCTGACTGTAAGGTTGTTGTTACTTCGGATGAAAGCCTCCGTGGTGGTCGTGTTATTCCGTTGAAAGTAAATGTTGATGCGGCCGTTGCCGACTGTCCAAATGTTCATTCCGTGATTGTAGTACAGCGCACTGGCGGAGACGTGGCTTGGAACAACAAAATTGATGTCAATTATCAAGAAGAAGTCGCCAAGCTACCAGCAGCATGTGAACCCGAAATCATGGATGCTGAAGATCCGCTGTTCATCTTATATACCTCAGGTTCAACAGGGACACCTAAAGGTGTTTTGCATACTTGTGGTGGTTATTTACTTTATGCCGCAATGACTCATAAATATGTTTTCGACTACAAAGAAGGTGAAATATATTGGTGTACGGCAGATGCAGGTTGGATAACTGGTCATTCTTATATTTTTTACGGACCATTAGCTAATGGCGCGACAACCTTAGTATTCGAAGGTGTACCTACTTACCCTGATGCTGGCCGATTTTGGCAAGTGTGTGATAAACATCAAGTTAATATATTTTATACCGCCCCAACAGCTATTCGTGCACTGATGAGTGTTGGTGATAGCTTTGTTGAGAAAGCAGATTTGTCATCGTTACGTTTACTGGGCACTGTTGGCGAACCAATTAACCCTGAAGCATGGCATTGGTATTATGAAGTCGTCGGTAAAAATAATTGTCCTATTGTTGATACGTGGTGGCAAACAGAAACTGGCGGCATTTTAATTACATCACTGCCAGGTGCGGTTGATATGAAACCAGGTGCTGCAGGCAAACCATTTTTTGGTGTTAAACCGGCATTATTTGATAAAGACGGCAATACCTTGGAAGGTGCTAACCAAGGTTTATTAATGGTAACCGGAAGTTGGCCGGGGCAATTACGTAGTGTTTATGGCGATCATGAGCGTTTCTATCAAACATACTTAAGCCAATATCCTGGAAATTACTTTACTGGTGATGGTGCAAGAAGAGATGAAGACGGCTTTTATTGGATCACCGGGCGTGTTGATGATGTTTTAAACGTTTCTGGTCATCGATTAGGTACGGCTGAAATTGAAAGTGCATTAGTGCTGCACCCTGCTGTTGCTGAAGCTGCGGTAGTAGGTTATCCGCACGAAATTAAGGGACAAGGCGTTTACGCTTATGTCACCTTAATGAATAACGCGACAGAGTCTGAAGAGTTATTAAAAGAATTGACAGAATTTGTAGCTAAAGAATTAGGTCGCTTTGCTAAACCGGATTACATTCAATATGCACCGGGATTACCTAAAACACGTTCAGGAAAAATTATGCGACGAATTTTGCGTAAAATTGCCGAAAACGATCTTGATACTTTAGGGGATACTTCAACCTTGGCAGATCCTGCAGTAGTGGAGCACTTGGTCAATAATCGCATTGTACATAGCTAG
- the rplS gene encoding 50S ribosomal protein L19 — protein sequence MMSNIIKQLEAEQMKKDVPAYCPGDTVVVQVKVTEGDKSRLQAFEGVVIAIKNRGINSAFTVRKISNGVGVERVFQTHSPIVDSIEIKRRGDVRQAKLYYLRERSGKSARIKEKLGKR from the coding sequence ATTATGAGTAATATTATTAAGCAGCTTGAAGCTGAGCAAATGAAAAAAGATGTACCAGCATATTGCCCGGGCGATACTGTTGTTGTACAAGTAAAAGTTACAGAAGGTGATAAATCACGTCTTCAAGCATTTGAAGGTGTTGTAATTGCTATTAAAAACCGCGGCATCAATTCTGCATTCACTGTTCGTAAAATCTCGAACGGTGTTGGTGTAGAGCGTGTATTCCAGACACATAGCCCAATCGTTGATTCAATTGAAATCAAACGTCGCGGTGATGTACGTCAAGCTAAGCTTTACTATCTTCGTGAGCGTTCAGGTAAATCTGCACGTATCAAAGAGAAATTGGGCAAAAGATAA
- a CDS encoding thioredoxin family protein — protein MNKLSAMLFSIIMVVVSACASSESEKVNLAIGEISQQQLLSDYPYFQQSYRMYNLSDEEIMAIKRWPTDLHVAVYFGTWCHDSQREVPRFLKILNENMSISSRLIGLDYNKSEPNGTAKNRGVKYTPTFIIYRNNKEIGRIIERPKVSITADISAML, from the coding sequence ATGAACAAACTTTCAGCGATGTTATTCAGTATTATTATGGTAGTAGTTTCTGCATGTGCTAGTAGTGAGTCGGAAAAGGTTAACTTGGCAATAGGTGAAATAAGCCAACAGCAATTATTGAGTGACTATCCATATTTTCAACAGAGTTATCGAATGTATAACTTATCGGATGAAGAAATTATGGCAATAAAACGTTGGCCAACAGATTTGCACGTTGCCGTTTACTTTGGCACCTGGTGTCACGATAGTCAGCGAGAAGTCCCGAGATTTTTAAAGATTTTAAATGAAAATATGAGCATATCATCTCGCTTAATTGGTCTTGATTATAATAAGTCAGAACCAAACGGTACGGCTAAAAACCGTGGTGTTAAGTACACACCTACTTTTATCATTTACCGAAATAACAAAGAGATTGGTCGAATTATTGAACGGCCTAAAGTATCGATAACTGCCGATATTTCAGCCATGCTATAG